The Pogoniulus pusillus isolate bPogPus1 chromosome 3, bPogPus1.pri, whole genome shotgun sequence nucleotide sequence gggtggcctgagcagtgctgagcacaggggcacaagaacctccctcggGGTTCAAGGTGGTTTGGagagtcggccaggggggttaggaagcagaaggattagtcacacagacagcagcttaggttagagagagaagtggagcccaaagcccagacaggtGACTGTTCTCTGTGTTTGTGCTCTCGTTCTCCCCCATcccagcaagcccatgagtgcagcagacatccccCCTGTTGCCTTTTCCCAGCCTGGAATGTGATTCCTCTTCCCAAAGCACCGCAGCTAGGCTCGGAGCCGCAGACTGAACTCACCGTGTGCAGGCTGCCAGTGACCTGCTTCCCCAGGGGCTTGTGCTCCGCTGAAATGCTCATCCCGGCCGGCGGCTGCGGgcgggggcagcctctgctgccgcCGGCGCCGCGCTCCGCACCAGCCCTCACCTCGCTCCcgtcctctcctctgccctgtccTCCCTCGGCTCAGCTTTCCCCAAGCCCCCAGCgcagctgctgtcccagtgGCTCCGGTTTGCTCCGGGCACAGCCCTGGCGCAGGTCGCAGGtgtggggagagggcagggagcaggctggaggaggaagtgTTTGCTCCTTAATGCTCACTGGCAGCCGGCGAGGCGCGGGGCGGACCCCGGCTGGCTGCCAGCGCACACCTCCTGCGGCGCTGCTGGGCGCTGCCGGCGAGCCGCTGGGGCCGCTCCAGAGCCCCCTGCCCACAGCGCCCCTGGGGACATCGCCCCTGGGGAGCCCCTTCCAGAGCCCCCTGCCCACAGCGCCCCTGGGGACATCGCCCCTGGGGAGCCCCTTCCAGAGCCCCCTGCCCGGAGCGCCCCCGGGGAGATCGCCCCTGGGGAGCCCCTTCCAGAGCCCCCTGCCCACAGCGCCCCCGGGGAGATCGCCCCTGGGGAGCCCCTTCCAGAGCCCCCTGCCCACAGCGCCCCCGGGGAGATCGCCCCTGGGGAGCCCCTTCCAGAGCCCCCTGCCCACAGCGCCCCTGGGGAGCCCCTTCCAGAGCCCCCTGCCCACAGCGCCCCCGGGGACATCGCCCCTGGGGAGCCCCTTCCAGAGCCCCCTGCCCAGAGCGCCCCTGGGGAGATCGCCCCTGGGGAGCCCCTTCCAGAGCCCCCTGCCCAGAGCGCCCCTGGGGAGCCCCTTCCAGAGCCCCCTGCCCACAGCGCCCCTGGGGAGCCCCTTCCAGAGCCCCCTGCCCAGAGCGCCCCTGGGGAGCCCCTTCCAGAGCCCCCTGCCCACAGCGCCCCTGGGGAGCCCCTTCCAGAGCCCCCTGCCCAGAGCGCCCCTGGGGAGCCCCTTCCAGAGCCCCCTGCCCACAGCGCCCCTGGGGAGCCCCTTCCAGAGCCCTCTGCCCAGAGTGCCCCTGGGGACATCGCCCCTGGGGAGCCCCTTCCAGAGCCCCCTGCCCAGAGCGCCCCTGGGGAGATCGCCCCTGGGGAGCCCCTTCCAGAGCCCCCTGCCCAGAGTGCCCCTAGGGAGATCGCCCCTGGGGAGCCCCTTCCAGAGCCCCCTGCCCACAGCGCCCCTGGGGAGATCGCCCCTGGGGAGCCCCTTCCAGAGCCCCCTGCCCAGAGCGCCCCTAGGGAGATCGCCCCTGGGGAGCCCCTTCCAGAGCCCTCTGCCCAGAGTGCCCCTGGGGACATCGCCCCTGGGGAGCCCCTTCCAGAGCCCCCTGCCCAGAGCGCCCCTGGGGAGATCGCCCCTGGGGAGCCCCTTCCAGAGCCCCCTGCCCAGAGCGCCCCTAGGGAGATCGCCCCTGGGGAGCCCCTTCCAGAGCCCCCTGCCCACAGCGCCCCTGGGGAGATCGCCCCTGGGGAGCCCCTTCCAGAGCCCCCTGCCCAGAGCGCCCCTAGGGAGATCGCCCCTGGGGAGCCCCTTCCAGAGCCCCCTGCCCAGAGCGCCCCTGGGGAGCCCCTTCCAGAGCCCCCTGCCCAGAGCGCCCCTGGGGAGCCCTTAGAGATCGCCTCTGAGGAGCCCTTAGTGATCACCTCTGGGGAGCCCTTAGTGATCTCCTCTGAGAAGCCCTTTCTGGCCACCTCTGGGGAGCCCTTTCTCATCACCCCTGCCTCACACAGCAGTAGTTTAGCAGAGCAGTAAACATGTCGACAGGTTCTTGGCTGCTGTGGAGTGCTGGTTTGCAGCACAACTTCACCTGAGCCACCTCACTGATGCCCCTTGCCATAGTCCTCGGTGACAGAGCAGGGTGGCTACAGTCTGCCCCGGGTGGTggcattttcttctctgttgatACAACCTCTGGGCACTGAGTAATTTGTGCAAGGTAAATACAACCAAGCCTGAAGCTCTGCCTGAGCCTGGACAATTCTTCTCTATGCTCCATAAATATTTGATTAGCTTCTTTGTGTGACCTTGCTTCCAGGTGTGccactggatggggctctgagcagccccatctagtgtgaagtgtccctgcccagggacacttgGTCATCCTTCAggttcctttccagccctgataattctatcagtcacagaatcacagaattatagaatgtcaggggctggaagggaccttgaaagatgatctggagcaggggatccgagtccagcagcagtgagtttgcagatggcaccaagctaggagcagctgtggagctgttggagggtagcagagccctgcagagggacctggccaggctgcatgggtgggcagaggccaaggggatgagactgaacaaggccaagtgcagcacCTTGCTTTAGCTCTGCTCAAgaactgcagccctgcagctgggctggtggctCTGCAGTCCTGGAGCCACTCCTAAGCCAaacagccctgtgctgtgcaaaCACCATCAGCATTTCTacctgctgccctccagccgCTTATCAGCTCCACTCACTGTGGTGGAATGCATGGCTGGAGCTTGTAGTGACTTCTCAGCTGGCTTTGGGCAGGCCCCagaacaccaccagcagctgggggagccAAATGTCTCCTGGCCAAGCAAGTGCAGGAGCCTTCCCCAGCAGATGAATGGGGATAGGCATCCTCAGGATGCAGAGTTGCCCACTCGTGCTGCCACTGGTGAGAACAGCCCAGCaggcccagcagtgcccagcttcatagtcatagagtcacagaaccaggcagggctggaagggagcacagggagcagccagtgccaaccccctgccatgcccagggacaccctaccctagagcaggctgcacacagcctcagccagcctggcctcaaacacctccagccatggggcctcaaccacctccctgggcaacccagtccagcctctcaccactctcctgctcaacaacttcctcctcacctccagcctcactcttcccacctccacctttgctccattccccccactcctgacactccctcacaccctccaaagtccctccccagcttttttggagcccccttcagatgctgcaaggccacaagaaggtcccctgggagcctcctctgctccagcctgcacagccccaactctttcaggctgtgctcacagcagagctgctgcagcctctcagcatcctcctggccctgctctggacactctccagcatctccacagccctcttgtcccaggggctccagagctggatgcaggactccagctggggtctcagcagagcggagcagagggggagaatcccctccctggccctgctggccacactgctgctgctgcagcccaggttctgTTTGGCTGAAACCTTCTTCCCAAGAAACCAAATTAGACTCCTGTGCCTCATGCCTAGTGACTTCTGACCCATGTTTTTGGCATGTTCAGCTTAGCTTCTGGGCTTTCCAGGAGCAAGAAGCCAAACTTAGAGCAGCGCTCTCTTCTGCACAGTatcttggaagagaccctcaaagctcatcttgtccaacccccccctgcagtgagcagtgggatcctttaactagatcaggttgctcagggccctgcCAAGTTTGACCCtgaatgtctgcagagcagagtcctccaccacatctctgggcaaccacttccagtatttcaccattctcactGTTCAGAGCTTCCTCTTTCTTGCCCATCATGCTCCAaggtttttcccttcctgagctctctcccagctcttGATGTGCCACATGGaggatgcagagcagagctgagtgtTTGTGTGTCACTATTCCCAGGTCCCTGTCACACAGCAGTCctacagtgtggccagaaggacgagggaggttcttctgcctctgtgttcagcactgctcaggccacaccttctgggctcctcaattcaagacagatgttgagatgctggaaagtgcctagagaagggcactgaagctgttgaggggcctggagcacagccctgggaccaggtctccagagagccctgggcagacagagctgggcacagaagaaccagatgaggttcagcaaggacaagtgcagagtcctgcatctggggagggataataaactgcagcagtccaggctgggaggtgactgctggagagcagtcccaaggagagggagctgagagtgctggtggagaacatccatggcacagcaatgtgccctggggccaagaggccaatggggtcctgggctgtattaagcagagtgtgtgcagcagatccagggaggttctcctccccctctactctgccctgctgagacctcatcttgagcactgccttcagttttgggctccccagttgcagagggacagggatctgctggagagggtccagaggagggctatgaggatgatgagggtacTGGAGGCCAtggcctgagaggagaggctgagggccctggggctgcttagtctggagaagagaagactcagaggggatctgataaatatttataagtatctgagggctgccaggagcaggggcacaggctctgctcactgctccctgggataggacaagcagcagtggatggaagctgcagcacaggagattccagctcgacacaagggggaacttcttgcctggaagggtcccagagccctggcacaggctgcccagagaggctgtggagtctccttctctggagcctttccaggcctgtctggatgtgttctgtgtgccctgagctggattgtgtggccctgctctggcaggagggttggactggatgctctccttgggtcccttcccacccctaacatgctgtggtCCTATCCTATGATCCCATGACAGCTGGTAGGAAacaggagagctctgcacaAAGTGGTGTGGTTTATTTACAGTCTCAAAGAGGCGGTCGGTGGGGCTCAGGCACGCACAGGAAGAGCATCCCTCTGAAGTGACAGATGCCCTCCACAAAGCAGGAAGGTGGGCCAGTCATTTCTGCCCTGCAGAAACGCCCCTGGGGCAGAGGGGGGCACACGAAGCAGCAAGGTGGCTGGCAGGATTGGCCACAGGGCCGGCTGGAGGTAccggcagtgcccagcaggcagatTGCCAAGCTTCCAGCTGCTCACGAAGGATGTTCCttggtggcacttggtgcagAGGAAAAGGAGCCACTGGGCCGTGGATGGCAGTTCGACCTGTGGGGATAACCAGCATGGTTTAGCTGGGATGTCCTCATTTCCCCCCAGGACAGGGTTAAGGATGCAGAATCTCCCTTATGCTCCCTGTTGCTGCTGTCGCCTTTCTATGCTTctccaggtcatagaatcatagaatcaggcaggctggaagagagctccaagctcagccagcccaacctagcacccagccctgcccaaccaaccagaccatggcactaagtgccccagccaggcttggctgcaacacctccagccacggccactccaccacctccctgggcagcccattccaatgccaatcactctctctgccaggaatttccttctaacatccagcctagacctcccctggcacaactggagcctgtgtccccttcttctgttgctggttgtctggaactACAAGATCCTTTTCTCTCTGGGGTCTTTAGTGACTGCCCAACAGAAGCCAGGCATTGCCTGTGCTGCAACCTGGAGTCTTGGGCACAATGTGGAGCTCACAGAGCGACTCCTGCTtagtgctgcagcttgcactggTGGGCGTTTGAGAGACACAAATCCAGGGGGAAGCACCTGGTGAGCAATGAAGTGTGGACTCACAGCTGCTGGCATCTGGGGGTGTGATGCAGACACTGCAAAGCCACCCAGCTGGTAGGGCAAGGGGACAAAGTGTGTCACCCCTCAGCCAGCTTCTGCTGGTCGCTGCATCTCCCCAAGCTCTTACCTTGCAGGCTCAGGAGCTGGACTGATCCTCACTGAGGTTGATCTGCTCCAGGATCTGGCTGTACCTGCGGGTCAGGGCCTTGGTGTTTTTGGTGAGGTCTGTCAGAACTTGCTGCAAGCCATTGACGTGGTGGGAGAGACGCTCCTCCAGGTTGCTGTCTGTCCCCTCTCCCAAGGCTGtatcagcactgctgctgtctgggctctgctcactgacACCGGCCAGGCCCTTCTCCACCATGGGCTTGATGGCTTTCAGCTGCTGGTAGCGCTCGTAGAGGTCTGCGCTGCCTTCCGTGCTCggggctgccccctcctcctgcGGGAAGACTCCTCGCAGCAGGCTGGGGAACATCACCTCCTGCTCCATCTTCTGGGTGGCCGAGAAGTACTGCTccatggccctgctgctgctgctgctgctgctgctgctgctgctgctgctgctgctgctgctgctgctgccgacAGCTGCTCCCCCAGCGCTGCTCTGGGCTCttgtggggctgctgcctgccccctgaGCCCTCGCAGGCCTTTTTATGCAGCACCAGGGCACCTCCCTCTGCTGTCCTTGGCTGTTCTCTCCTGCCAACCTCAGCCAGTGTGGCCGGTTGCAGGGCTGGGTTTGGCTCCATCCCAGCTAGGGCTCAGTCAAGCTATGTCCCTGGCTCTGTGCTATCTCTCCTGGCTCAGTCTCTCCATGGCCTTTGCCCGAGATGGCCAAGGGTGCTACTGCATCCCCACACCAGGAATGGGGCAGAAAGAAGTGCCCAGGGTCTCTCTTGTCCAATCCCACCCTGTCCCCACCATCCACACTATTTCTGGGGTACCAGGAGAGTAGGTCCAGGTTCTGCCCCTCCCAGAATAGGCAGCACCATGGCAAAGATGTCTTGCTTTGGACAGGtttgaggagaggggaaggagagagaatgaTGTGCTGTTCCTGCAGGAGTTCCCCAGGAGCCCTGCCTCAGCCACCCTCCTTCCTCAAGGCTGGCCTGGGCATCCAATGCAGCCCCCCCTTGGCTGTTGGTCTTGATGACAATGCTGCTAAAAGAAGCAGCTAATGGACAGGTGATGCTTGTCTGAAGGCTGAGTGCCCAAAACTGGCTGTGttaaggaggaagatgacatcagTTGGATTAAATTGTGACCATAGAATTATCAAAGGGATGAAGTAGTCAGGATGAAAAGAATCATCAAGCTCCCAACATGAAGGAAAGACCTTGGAGGAGCCTGTTGGACACTGCCAAAAGCAGCCCTTCTGATGCCATAGACACTGCCTGGGCCTGCCTGAGAATCTCCCCCATCAAATGTCTTCAGCAGCCTGTGGCCAGCTCTTGGGCTagcactgctggggcagcaggcagggacagagccagaatcatagaatagaatcatagaattaggcaggctgaagagagctccaagctcatccagcccagcctagcacccagccctgcccaaccaaccagaccatggcactaagtgccccagccaggcttgcctgcaacacctccctgggcagcccattccaatgccaatcactctctctgccaggaacttcctcctcacttccagcctagacctcccctgccacagcttcaaactctgtccccttgttctgttgctgcttgcctggcagcagagcccaaccccacctggctacagcctccctgcaggcagctgcagacagcaatgagctctgccctgagcctcctctgctgcaggctgcacccccccagctccctcagcctctcctcacagggctctgctccaggaccctccccagctttctctcccttctctctccttctccagcacagagaggctggagggcaACTCTGGAGATAaaatctgctggagcaggaccagagacagggctgtgctgagttGGAATTTTGACTGTGtctgaggatggagactccaacacctctctgggcagcctgggacagtgtTTCCCCATCCTCAGTTTTAGGGaattaataaaaacaaaaaagaaagaaaaaaaagggaaaaaaaggttttcCTTGCATTCAGATGGGATtccctccactgctgcttgtgcccAGTGGCTCTTctgctgtctctgggcaccactggaaagagcttgaTTTACCTTCTCCACACCCCCACTAGGACtctttatggaatcatagacttgtcaggactggaagggacctccaggaccacccagctccaaccccccctgccatgggcagggacactttccattagatcagcttgctcaaagccccctccagcctggccttaaaagcttccagggatgggacttccaccacctccctgggcaacctgttctgcaCATGGATAAGAGCCCCTGAAGCTTGTCTTCTCCAGCCACAACAGTctgagctctctcagcctcccttcatagGGAAATGGCTCCAACTCCATCTCTGTTGTGGACCTTAACAGGACTCCCTTCAGTATGTGCATGTCTGTCTTGTACTCAGGAGCccaaactggacccagcaccCAGATGGGtaccaccagtgctgagcagagggaaaggtTCCCCTCCCTCCATGGCCTCCTGGGATGCTGGTGGCTTTGTTGTCCCCAAGGATACCTTGAAGGCTCATGGCCAATTTGGCCAACCAAaagagacagagctgggggCTGAGGCATTCTTTCCTCCACAgcacctgcaggagcaggcagagggcaaCACCAGGGGTACAGCTgaggccagagcaggcagaattCAAAGGgtaggggtctgcaggcagggaacctgcCCCCCAGGAAGGGCAGAGGTGTTGGCAGCCCACCCTTGGGGGTGGTGGGCTTTGTTGTTGGGACTTCTTAGGACTGGGTAGGGAAAGGTCTTTAGAACTTCTTATCTGTTTAATGCTTGGGTGAACTTTAGAACTTCTTATTTATCTAACACTTGGGTGAACTTGGCAAAGTTCCCATCCCCATGGTGGCTGGAAACAGCGCTGCTGTCCCAGGAGCCTCATCTGCCTgtctgccctcatcctgccagGGACCAGCACTGGGTTTTTCAGGGATAAAGACCTCTTCTGTGGCCATCTGGAGTCTCTTACCAGCCCAGTCCAACagtggtggccagcagcagggcagcgctggggcTTGACGCATCCCTGGGGCCAGCGTGACGCAAGGTCCTGCAACTGCAGTAGGCAAAAGTGTCCTGTGAAACAGAGGGGTCAGGGCCAGctggcaggacagcagctcacGTGGAGGGACATGAGGCTTTGCAAGCAGCCCTGAAGTCATCAGCAAGTCCCTCCAGCCACCCAGCACAGACCTTCCTGGGAGCACCTCTTGGCTGGTGCTGTTCAGCAGCGGTGGTGAGCACTTCTCTGCATGCCCCAcagtgcccctgccctggagcaccacagcctgtccagctgcccagcacacagcctcagccaaagGCCAGGATGGAGGTGCCTGCAGGCCTTCCTCACTGTGACCACCATCTTCTTCAGGTAAAACGAGTCCTACCCCTGAGCTCCATCCCTGTAGATTCGTTGATTaagggaatggtttgggttggaagaggccttaaagGTGCTTaaaggcacctcccactagaccaggttgccaaACTGAcctagaacacctccaaggagggggcattCCCAACcaccatgggcaacctgttccagtgtctcagcaccttcactgtagagaatttcttcccaatctccagtctaaatctgccctctccaAGCTTCTATCCACTCCCTCTCATCCAGTCACTACAAGCCCTGGGgaaaagtgcctccccagctttcttgcaggcccctttagatactggaaggcttctataaggtctccccaggtCTCTTCTGCATGCTGAACAGCCCTCAccatcccagcctggccccacaggggaggttcttcagccctcccatcagctttgtgacctcctctggactctctccaacagttgggtgtccttcttgtgctgggggcaccagaactggaggcagtagtGCAGGTGAggactcagcagagcagagcagagggtgagaatcacctccttcatcctactggtcacacatcacagtatcacagtatcacagcatcacagtatcaccaaggttggaagagacctcatagatcatcgagtccaactctttaccacagagctcacagctagaccatggcaccaagtgcagcacagcacagggctgccttctgggctgcaagtgcacactgctgcctcgtgCTGAGATTTTCACCAACCAACACCCCagagtccttctcctcaagagtgctccccagccactcctcacccagcctgcatttgcacctgggattgccctgacctaggGGTAGGACCTTGCTGGACTTGCTGAATTTAGACTGGGCCCTCATCTGAGCCCCTTtcaagtctctctggatggatcccttccctccagcctgctaaccaggccacacagcttggtgtcatctgcaagctcaTTGAGGGTGCCTCCATCCCTGGGCCCTCAATCCCATGGCCCAGCATCGCTGTGCTGTGGTAGggtctggcctcaaacacctccagccatggggcctcaaccacctccctgggcaacccagtccagcctctcaccactctcctgctcaacaacttcctcctcacctccagcctcactctccccacctccacctttgctccattccccccactcctgacactccctcactccctccaaagtccctccccagcttttttggagcccccttcatatgctggaaggccacaagaaggtcccctgggagcctcctctgctccagcctgcacagccccaactctttcaggctgtgctcacagcagagctgctgcagccctgtaaAACCAAatcagcctcctgctcctccatgcCCATTGATTTCTGTCCCACGTTTTTGTCatgtccagcccctgccccacccTGACCCtctgcccaggggctgcaggcagcacagagagcagagcaagagcGTTTGGTAGAAGTGGTTTTATTAGCAAAGGCTGGGGAGAGTGTCCCTTAGAGTCCAGGtaccagctggagcagggctgggcagcggcagcggcgtTCGGGGCCACCACACAGCGGCGCCGCCTTGAGCGCTGCCCTCTGAAGCCCGAGAAGACGGCACAGGgcatggagctgtgctgagggagctcagcagcaccagctgcGGCCTCCCTGCGGCGAGGATCAGGCTccctctggctggctgctggctgccactGCGGCCGGAGTGCGGTGCCAGTGCGGGACATCAGCTGCCGCGGTGCCAGGAGGGAGAGCGGGGCCGGCGCAGAGCCTGCGGTGCTCCGTCTCGGCGCTGTCCTCTCCTTCGTGCCACCAGCACCCGTCCTGCAACGGCAGATGGCCTTGAGCCCCGGGGCCTCCccggcaggcagctgctgcgcAAGCAGCCCTCGCCCAGGGCTTCCCAGCCAGGCCACGCTGGGCAGCTGTGCGGGACGGGGGCAGCCCTCGGCCCCGCGTCCCTGCGCTGCGCACCCCCCGGCTCTCAcctggctggcagggcaggctcaccAGCTGGGCTGCCCCTCGCCGGGGCTGATCTGCTCCAGGATCTGGCTGTACCTGCGGGTGAGGGCGGTGGTGTCCCTGGTGAGGTGGCTCAGCACCTGCTGCAAGCCGGCCAAGTGCCGGCTCAGGCGCTCCTCCAGCTCGGCGTCCGTGGGGTCGGCGTCCGCCGGGGCCGCGCTGCGCTCCGCGGGGGCgctgctctggccctgctcGCCGACACCGGCCAGGCCCTTCTCCACCATGGGCTTGATGGCTTTCAGCTGCTGGTAGCGCTCGTAGAGGTCTGCGCTGCCTTCCGTGCTCggggctgccccctcctcctgcGGGAAGACTCCTCGCAGCAGGCTGGGGAACATCACCTCCTGCTCCATCTTCTGGGTGGCCGAGAAGTACTGCTccatggccctgctgctgctgctgctgctgctgctgccgccgacAGCTGCTCCCCCAGCGCTGCTCTGGGCTCttgtggggctgctgcctgccccccgGGACCCTCGCGGGCCTTTTTATGCAGCACCAGGgcacctccctccctgctctgctctgctctgctgccagtcctGCCCCGGGCTGCATGGCCTCGGGGCTGggcttggctgcagcccagctggcgCTTGCCAGCTGTGGTCTTGGCTCTGTGCAATCCAGCTCTTGGCCTGCTGTGCGGGCAGCCGTGCTGCCAGGGGGCATCacctctgccccctccttgctgccACACGCTCAGGACGTGAACCCTGCAGGGACATTgagcaacagctctgcagactGTGGAAAATGCCAGTGGGCTGTGCTGCAAGGCAGAGCCCCACGTCGGGCCCTGAGGACAGAGGAGCCAACTGCTGCCCAGCCATGGggtgcccaggcacagcccttcctccctgcatttccctcagcctgccagggACAGCGACACAGAGCTGAGGCCACTCTCTGGCACTCttgtggcagcagcacagagtcacTGCTGCCCACAGGGCAGTGTGgatgctgccagctctccactgcccccagcctggggcagaggcCGTGGCTGGGGCAGTGCCCATCAGTGCCTGTCCCATGTGTGCCCCTGCTGTGTGGCAATCAGGGAAGGTTGCTCTATTTTGGGAATGGCTCTGAGGTCCCTCACCTTCtttgtggcctcagcagtggcagctccCACAACCCTCACAGGTGACCACACTGCTGCCCACTTTTCAGCCAGACCTGTCCCTATCCCTCC carries:
- the LOC135173376 gene encoding thyroid hormone-inducible hepatic protein-like translates to MEQYFSATQKMEQEVMFPSLLRGVFPQEEGAAPSTEGSADLYERYQQLKAIKPMVEKGLAGVGEQGQSSAPAERSAAPADADPTDAELEERLSRHLAGLQQVLSHLTRDTTALTRRYSQILEQISPGEGQPSW